The Methanocella arvoryzae MRE50 DNA window AAGGTTGAAACTTAAAGGAATTGGCGGGGGAGCACCACAACGGGTGGAGCCTGCGGTTTAATTGGACTCAACGCCGGACAGCTTACCGGGATCGACAGTTGTATGAAGGCCAGGCTGAAGACCTTGCCGGACTAGCTGAGAGGAGGTGCATGGCCGCCGTCAGTTCGTACCGTGAGGCGTCCTGTTAAGTCAGGCAACGAGCGAGACCCATATCCACTGTTGCTAACACTTCTAGAAATAGATGGTGAGTACACGGTGGAGACCGCTGGCGCTAAGTCAGAGGAAGGAGTGGTCGACGGTAGGTCAGTATGCCCCGAATATCCCGGGCTACACGCGGGCTACAATGGACTGGACAATGGGTAACGACACCGAAAGGTGAGGTCAATCTCTTAAACCAGTTCTTAGTCCGGATTGAGGGCTGTAACTCGCCCTCATGAAGATGGAATCCGTAGTAATCGCATTTCAAAACAGTGCGGTGAATACGTCCCTGCTCCTTGCACACACCGCCCGTCAAACCACCCGAGTGGGGTTTGAATGAGGGCCTCTTTCATTGAGAGGCTCGAATTCATGCTCTGTAAGGGGGGTTAAGTCGTAACAAGGTAGCCGTAGGGGAATCTGCGGCTGGATCACCTCCTAACGAATCGTGTCCCCAGGACACGAACAACCCCAAAACGGGTTAATAGAATCAAGATCCTATGTCACCAGTCGGGGAGTCGATAAACAACCAATCAAGTATGAATGGTTTGCTGGAGCTGCTCAGCGCAGTGCCAGGCCTTGATTGCCTCGGGGGCTTGTAGCTCAGTTGGAAGAGCGCCGCCTTTGCAAGGCGGAGGCCCTGGGTTCAAATCCCAGCAAGTCCACTACCATACACTGGGCGTAATCCTTAAATAGGAAGCACGACTTGTATGGAGCTCGCAACACCCCAAAACAAGGAAAGTGTTGCAAGCGAAAATAACGTAGTAATATTCATCTAAAAGTTCACAGATGATCGGTGCACCACGTAGACTGGGGTTTATGTGGGAAGGGTTGATGTTCGCAAATAAGGGATCTAAAAAATAGTTGGTCTTCTTTCCAGTTTGCGATCGATGATGCTGTGTAAAGGAATTTTTGCTCTGGACGCTGTATTGGAATGTGAATATGTTCCGATAATAGCAATTAATGTTAGCATAGTTTAGTTACTGCAAAGAGATAAGATTCGGTAATTCCGATTGTCTTTTGGCGTTGCTATGCCGTCTAGTGAATGGCTGGGCTCAAGAACCGATGAAGGACGTGCCAAGCTGCGATAAGCCATGGGGAGGCGCAAGGAACCGTTGATCCGTGGATCTCCTAATAGGAACTCCTAACACTTTTTGTGTTGACCCGATAAGGGTTGGGAACGCCCTGAGTTGAAACATCTGCGTAGGGGCAGGAAGAGAAAACAAACTTTGTGATGCTGTTAGTAACGGCGAGTGAACACAGCACAGCCTAAACTGAATCCCTCCTTGTAAGAGGAAGGGAGATGTGGTGTTTTAAGCCCGCTTTTTAAATCGGCCAGATATAAGATTAAGTCCCCTGGAACGGGGTACCGTAGAGGGTGATAGTCCCGTAGTCGCTATCTGGTGGTTGTAGCGTGTGCTTGAGTACCGTGGGTCGGAAATCTCGCGGGAATATTGGGGGACACTTACCTCCAAGGCTAAAAATATCTTGAGACCGATAGCGCAATAGTAGAGTGATCGAAAGCTGAAAAGCACCCTGAGAAGGGAGGTTAAAAGAGCCTGAAACGAGACGGCGATGGAGGGACAAGGCATTAAAGGATCTTCCACTTGAAGGAAGCAACCGCGAGGTTGTTGTACGAGAGTGGTTGCCAATGTTTTGTCGTACGTTTTGAAGAACGGGCCAAGGAGTGTACTCGAATGGCGAGGCTAACCCAGTAGTGGGGGAGTCGTAGGGAAACCAACAAGCCTGCAAGCAATGAGAGGCGACGTATACAAGTGCGTGGAGTCATTAGGGTACGACCCGAAACCAGGTGATCTAGACGTGGGCAGATTGAAGCGTAACGAAAGTTACGTGGAGGATCGTTAGGGGTTTTGACGTGCAAATCATTCCCGTGACCTACGCCTAGGGGTGAAAGTCCAATCGAACTTGGAAACAGCTGGTTCCTCCAGAAACATATCGTAGTATGACCTCACACGAGGCCGGAGGCCGAGTAGAGCACTGATTAAGGGAGCCGGGCGGGAAACTGCTCGTCCTTTTGTCAAACTCCAAAGCGGCTTTCGCTGTAGACTGTGGGCAGTCCGGGCTGGGGGGTAAGCTTCTAGTCCGTAAGGGAGACAACCCAGACCTGGGTTAAGGTCCCTAATTGTAGGCTAAGTGTAAACACTGAAGGGCGTCCCAAGCCCTAGACAACTGGGAGGTGAGCTTAGAAGCAGCTACCCTTTAAAAATAGCGTAACAGCTTACCAGTCGAGGTTTGGGGCCCCGAAAATGGACGGGGCTCAAGCCTACAACCGAGACCCAGGCGTACCGAGAGGTAATCGCGTATGGAGGCGTTCCGGGTGGGTAGAAGCAAGGCTGTAAAGTCTTGTGGACCACCTGGAAACGAAAATCTTGGCATTAGTAGCAGCTTAGCAAGGTGAGAATCCTTGCCGCCGAAAGGGCCAGGTTTCCTCGGCAATGATCGTCAGCCGAGGGTTAGTCGGTCCTAAGATACATCTTAACCGGAATGTGTCAAAAGGGAAACAGGTTAATATTCCTGTACTCTTGCATAGTGAAACCAACGCTTCAGGTTAACATTTGCAGGCTCGTCTGCCTGTTCAAGCTAATAGCCTCGTGGAGAACCGTAATGGTGAGAAGCGGGGTAACATGTGATGACGTAAGAAATGCCACCCTGGAGCCCATGAAAAGGGAATGCAAGAACCGTACCGAGATCCGACACAGGTGCCCCTAGTTTAGTAGACTAAGGCGTGTCGGTTTACCGTGGCCAAGGGAATTCGGCAAATTAGCCCCGTAACTTCGGGATAAGGGGTGCCTGCCATGAAGATGGCAGGTCGCAGTGACGAGGGAGCGCTGACTGTCTAATAACAACATAGCTGATCGCCAAACTGTAAAGTCTAGTACGATCAGTGAATCCTGCCCAGTGCAGGTACCTGAAAACCTCGTTCAAGGGGAAGAAGGGCCTGTCAACGGCGGGGGTAACTATAACCCTCTTAAGGTAGCGTAGTACCTTGCCGCTTAATTGGCGGCTTGCATGAATGGATCAACGAGCGCTCTACTGTCCCTGGCCACGCGCCGGTGAACTTTACATCCTAGTGCAGAGTCTAGGGACCCCTAATGGGAAGTGAAGACCCCGTGGAGCTTTACTGCAACCTGTCGCTGGGTTGTGGCCCTGGATGTGCAGCGTAGGTAGGACCCGTCGAAACCAAGACGCTAGTTTTGGTGGAGGGGCTCATGAGACACTACCCTTCTTGGACTACGACCCTAACTCAGAGATGAGGACCCCGATAGGTGGGCAGTTTGGCTGGGGCGGCACGCCCGCGAAAAAATATCGAGGGCGCTCTAAGGTCAACTCAATCGAGTCAGAAACTCGACCGAGAGTGTAAGGGCATAAGTTGGCTTGACTGGCAACCGCATAATGAGGTTGGCAGAGACGAAAGTCGGACCTAACGAACCACTACGCCTTCTAAGTGAGGGCTATTGATGTCAGAAAAGCTACCCCGGGGATAACAGAGTCGTCGCCGGCAAGAGTACATATCGACCCGGCGGCTTGCTACCTCGATGTCGGTTCTTTCCATCCTGGCAGTGCAGCAGCTGCCAAGGGTGAGGTTGTTCGCCTATTAAAGGAGATCGTGAGCTGGGTTTAGACCGTCGTGAGACAGGTCGGTTACTATCTGTTAGGGGTGCAAGAAAGTCTGAGGGGAAGTTGCTTTTAGTACGAGAGGAACAAGGCAACGGCGTCACTAGTCTACCAGTTGTCCGACAGGGCATCGCTGGGCAGCCACACGCTAAGTTGTAAGGGCTGAAAGCATCTAAGCCCGAAAAACACCCTGAAAAGAGACTTTCACACGGACACTCATAAAAGATGAGTTAGATAGAGTTGAGGTGTACACACCAAGGTAACGAGGTGCTCAGCCTGCAACCACTAAAAGTCCAACCCGCCAAAAAACAACAACGAGTACCGGGTCCTAAACACTAACTATAACTAACAACTTGTTATAGTCGGGGTTCTCATTCCAAAGCGAAATCCAGAGCGAAACAAGCTTTACACAGACAGTTCAACCAACCGAATCCTTAACTCATAAATCATTGTAATTGTTTGTGGGTTTTGGCGGCCATAGCACCAGTGTTACACCCGGTCCCATTCCGAACCCGGAAGTTAAGCCTGGTCACGTAATATGCTGTACTAAGGTACGCGAGTCCCTGGGAACCATAATACGCTGCCAACCCACCAACAATAACCAAAACAACCTTCTTATCACTACAATAATAATCTCATAGCTTCAGCTATTTCATATCCTATCACCCGTTATTTAACAGACAAAGTGCTATCTCTCTATCAATCAACTGTTTCGCAATATGGTTTTCATTGTCATCGCGGATGCTGTTTCGAAGCACGAGCTTTACGAGCACCATTTCGGTAAAATCGGGGATTTAAAGGTATACCGGGGTCCGCCTTTGTCGATGGAAGAATATCTCTGTCGGATTGCCGAAGCAGACGTTGCTGTGGTCAGTCACTTTAAGCTGCCTGCCCGGTCTTTTGATTCAAGTACTCTTAAGCTGGTCGCTCTGACCCGGACTGGTTACGACGACGTTGACCTGGACGCGGCGACCCTGAAAGGAGTTGCTGTTGCCAATGCTCCGGGCTATTCGAACGAAGCGGTTGCAGAGCATGTCTTCGCGATGCTTCTCTCCTTTATCAGACGGATCAGCGAAGCCGATTTCTGGATACGGGAGGAGAAGTTCGATTGTACTGCTTTCGAGGGCCGGGAGCTCAGGGGCAAAACGATGGGGATCATTGGCACCGGGCAGATTGGCTTGCGTGTGGCTGAGATCGCCCGCTGTTTTGGTATGGATGTTATCGCCTACGACGTTCGCCGTAATCCTGCGGTGGCTGAGAAGCTCAGGTACGTTGGCCTTGATCGGCTCTGTGCTGAGAGTGACTTCATTACTGTACACCTGCCGCTGACATCTGATACCCGTGGCCTGATCGATGAGGAATCGTTCCGGCTGATGAAGCCCGGGGCGGTCATCATCAATACCGCAAGAGGGCCTGTCGTTGATCAGGCTGCACTCCTTCGGGCTCTTGACGAGGGCAGGATCGCCGGGGCATGCCTTGATGTATTCGATCAGGAGCCTCTGCCTCCGGACAGCCCGTTGTTAGCCATGAGTAATACGCTTCTTACGCCTCACATAGCATACAATACCCGGGAGGCGAAGGAGCAGAGCATCGCCATTGCTGCGGAAAACGTGGCGCTTTATCTGTCGGGGAAGCCCCGGAATATCGTTAACCCCGCAGTGCTGGGCGTTAAACCTTAACCGCTTATCACGGTAATATTTTTATACAGCGGGCTTATAGTAGTAATGGTGGTACCTACGACAATCGTACTAATATGCCCTTATACCAGTAATTTTATCCCTACTACAACTACCACTACCACCACTACTACTACTAATGGCCAGTGAGGACGCCGAAGCCCTCGCTGCTCAGCTTTTCGGAGGCACTTGATCTTGATGGAGCTCAAAAACAGGGAAGAAGTCGTGAAGAACATTCAGAGCAGGCGGATCATCCTTCTGCCCGACGGGACTGAGCTGCCCGTGGACCTTTCGAAGGAGGACGAAGTCATGGCCGCGCTCGCGAAAGCGGAATGTAAGCCGCTCGAGGCCTACGTGGTTTCGGAGGAGCTGAAGAGGCCTCCCGGAATAGAGCCCCCTTCGGTCAAGATCATGCAGCAGCACGAGCTGGTCGGCTACGAGCCTTCCTCGGACTCGGGCAATTTCCGGTTTTATCCCAAGGGGTACCTGATCTTTCAACTGTTGCACGACTGGGCGAACGAGATCGCGGTGAACAGGTTCAAGGCCCTGCAGATCGACTCCCCGTTGCTCTACGCGTGGGACGACCCCCAAATCCGGGAGCAGGCGGGCACCTTCCATGAGCGCCACTACTCGGTCAGGCCGCCTGACTCCGACCGGGAGTTCATCCTGCGGTTTGCAGGCGACTTCGGGCTCTTCAAGATCATGAAGGACGCCACCATCAGCTACCGGAACCTGCCCTTGCGGATGTACGAGTTCAGCAAGAGCTTCAGGTACGAGCGGAGCGGCGAACTGTCCGGCCTGAAGAGGCTGAGGGCTTTCCACATGCCCGACATTCACTGCTTCTGCCGGGACATGGAAGAGGGCTGGACGGAGTACCAGGAACTCTACCGTAACTATTCTGACCTGGCGGACGCCTCCGGCGTAGAGTACGCGATTGTCTTCCGCATCGTGGAGTCCTTTTATAACGAGAACCGGTCCAGAATCGTGGACCTGGTGAAATACTCTAACCAGCCGGCCTTCATCGAAGTCCTGTCTGAGGCCAAGCACTACTGGGCTGTCAAGAACGAATTCCAGGGCGTGGACTCGACCCGGGGATGCATTCAGCTCTCCACAGTGCAGCTGGACGTCAAGGACGCTCAGGTGTACGGCATCGACTATACTGACCGGGACGGCAAAAAGAAAGGCTGTATTATCTGCCACTCCAGCATCGGCAGCATCGAGCGGTGGTACTACTCCCTCCTCGAGGAGGCGCTGAAGAAAGAGCAGCCCACCCTGCCGGTCTGGCTTTCGCCCACCCAGGTGAGGATCATCCCGGTGTCCGAGAAACAGCTGGAGTACTGCAGATACCTGGATATCGACGGCGTCCGGTACGACGTGGATGACAGCGACGAGACCCTCGCGAAGAAGATCGCCAAAGCCAGCACCGAGTGGATCCCCTACGTTGCCGTGGTGGGAGACCGGGAGGCGGAATCCGGCGTGCTCTCCGTCAGTATCCGGGAAACCGGCAAGCGGGTGACCATGACCCGGGAAGAGCTGGCGCAGGAGGTCAGGAGGCACTGTGCAGGCAGGCCTTACCGGCCGCTGGCGCTGCCCAAGCTGCTCAGCCAGCGCCCGGCTTTCAAGTAGCCGGAAAATGCGATTTTTCCGGGGCTTTGCCCCGTTTTTTCGCCGTGCGAAGCCCGGCCTGCCATCCAGATAGTAAAATGGATAGAAAAATTATTTGTACCATTAAGGTTTAAGGATTGTCGCACGACCCCGGCCGACAATCGCAATGTATAATAGGTGTCGTATAGATATTTAGTACGACTATCTACGTGCGACGACCGTGCCGGACTGAGCCGGCCGTGTTAAAGCGCAAAAGGAGGTAGACCATGGGAAGTATCAGGCAGACTTACATCAAGAGCACCACCGATGCCCTGCTGAGGCAGTACCCGAACGAGTTCGGTTCTGACTTCACGGCTAACAAGGCAAAGGTCGAGCAGCTTGCGTCCGTCCAGACCAAGGAAGTCAGGAACCGCATCGCTGGCTACGTGACCAGAAAAATGGCATCCAAAGGCAGGAAGAAGTAATGAAGCTCAAGACGCTCAAGGGCGTTTATCCTGCCCTCATTACTCCTTTTAAGAAGAACGGCGAGATCGACGAAGACGGTTTCCGCCGGAATATCGACTACGTCATAGAGGGCGGTGTCGACGGCATCGTGCCCTGCGGGTGCACGGGCGAAGCGGCTACTTTGAGGTTCGAGGAACAGAAGAAGCTGCTCGAGATCGCCGTCGACCAGGTCGACAGGAACAAGCGGAAAGTACCGGTCATCGGCGGGTCCGGGTCAAACAATACCCAGGAAGCGCTGGAGCTGACCCAGTACGCGAAAGAGGCCGGGGCTGCCGCTGCTATGCTGATCACTCCTTATTATAACAAGCCCATGCCGGCCGGGCAGATCCTCCACTACCGGACTATCGCGGCGAAAGCCGAGATGCCGATCATCCTATACAACGTGCCCGGAAGGACAGGCACCAACATGCTCCCCGAGACGATTGCGGAACTCGCGAAGGACGAGTTCATCGTCGGGGTCAAGGAAGCCAGCGGTAACATGGAGCAGGTGGAGAAGATCATCGAGCTCACCCGGGACTACCGGAAGAAGTTCACCGTATTGTCGGGCGACGACAACCTCACTCTCCCCATCATGGCCATGGGCGGCAAAGGCGTGGTATCAGTCCTCGCCAACATCATGCCGAAGGAAATGTGCACCATCGTCAGGTACTACGAAGAGGGCAACCACGACAAGGCCATCGACATGTACTACAAGATCGCCCCGATCATGAAGGCCATGTTCATCGAGACCAACCCGATACCCGTCAAGGCAGCGGCCAACATGATGGGCATCGCCGCAGGCTCGCTGAGGCTGCCGTTGACCGAGATGGCTCCCGAGAACCAGAAGAAGCTGAGGGGACTTCTCGAGGCTTACGGCGTAAAGCTCGGCGGTAAAGTCGCCCCGAAGGCGGCCCCTGTCAAAAAGACAGCGAGGAAATAACCCGGCGAGCTGAATTCCCATGGTCATCAAAGTAGCAATCACCGGCATCAACGGCCGGATGGGTACGATGATCTCCGACGCGGCGCTCGCCCAGCCCGACATGGAGATCGTCGCCGGCTTCGACCTCGTCGCCGGCAAGAAGATCGGCAATATCACTGTCTCCAGCGTCTCCGACATAGACAGGGTGCTGAAGGCCACGAAGCCCGACGTCCTCATCGACTTCACAGTCGCGGCGGCCTGCGTGAACAACGTCAAGGCGGCCGCGGCCAACGGCGTCAGCGTCGTCGTCGGCACCACGGGCTTCGACGAAGCCCAGAACGCCGAGATGAAGAATGCCATTGAGGCGGGCAAAATCCGGGCTATCATATCACCCAACTACTCCTTCGGCGTCCAGGTCTTCCTTAAACTGTTGAGGGAGGCGGCGAAGAACCTCGGCGACTGTGACATAGAGATTATCGAGGCCCACCACAACAAGAAGAAGGATGCTCCCAGCGGTACCGCGTTAAAGGCGGCAGACGTGATCTCCTCTGCGTTAGCGGAGAAGCCTGAGTACGTCTACGGCCGTGAGGGCACGGCCCCGAGGACTGCCGGCGAGATCGGCATCCACGCGGTAAGGGGCGGAGACATCGTCGGCGATCACACTGCCTTATTCGCATGCGACGGCGAGCGGATTGAGATTAAGCACCAGCTTCACTCCCGGCAGGCCCTCGCCTCCGGCGCGGTCAAGGCTGCGAGATGGATCGTCTCCCGGGAACCCGGCATTTATTCCATGGATGACGTGTTCAAAGATTGAGCGGGCACCGGGCGGTGCCCCTCATTTATTGTAAGATCACCTGACACATGCCCTTTTCTCTAAATATTTTCAGCCCCGTTTCGAAAATGGTATTATAATTATATAACTGCAATTTTACCTGTAGTTTAAACAATAGCTAAATATACTTGATGCAGATATTCATACGGTGAGAGTTTGAACCATAAGACACTTTTTGCGATTGCAATCTCTCTAATCGCTATCACCGCAATCGTTGCGGGATGTACGACTCCGACAGCCACTCCAGCGCCCACCGCGACGCCGACGCCCACTCCGACTGACGTCCCGGGCGACGGCACGGTGCCGGCAGCAGCTTTCGACGAGGCATACAATGACCATACAGTACAGGTCGAGACAGGGGCGACCTTCAGCGTCAGCCTGAGCGAGAACCCCTCCACTGGCTACACCTGGAACTGGACCCTTACTCCCGGCCTCGAGCTCGTTAACGACACCTTCGCGGCCAACGAGAGCGGCTTAATCGGCGCCGGCGGCATCCACACCTGGGTGCTCAAGATGACCGGTAGCGACGCCCAGACCTTCAGCGCCATCGAGAAGAGGTCGGCGGACCCCGTGCTCGGCAACGAGACCACCTACACTCTCCACATTATCCCGGCTATCGGCGATATGAACATGACGACCTACACTGAGGCGAACGACAACCAGATTGTCACTGTGGCTAAGGGCGACAGCATCGCTGTCCAGCTTGCCGAGAACCCCTCCACCGGATACATGTGGATCGTGAACTCTACCGACGGGCTGACTGTTAAGGACCTTGGCCATGTCCACGGCGAAGCAGCTCCGGGCATGGTCGGCGTCGGCGGCAACCACACCTTCCAGATCACCGCTACGGGTGACGGCAAC harbors:
- a CDS encoding 2-hydroxyacid dehydrogenase, which encodes MVFIVIADAVSKHELYEHHFGKIGDLKVYRGPPLSMEEYLCRIAEADVAVVSHFKLPARSFDSSTLKLVALTRTGYDDVDLDAATLKGVAVANAPGYSNEAVAEHVFAMLLSFIRRISEADFWIREEKFDCTAFEGRELRGKTMGIIGTGQIGLRVAEIARCFGMDVIAYDVRRNPAVAEKLRYVGLDRLCAESDFITVHLPLTSDTRGLIDEESFRLMKPGAVIINTARGPVVDQAALLRALDEGRIAGACLDVFDQEPLPPDSPLLAMSNTLLTPHIAYNTREAKEQSIAIAAENVALYLSGKPRNIVNPAVLGVKP
- a CDS encoding aminoacyl--tRNA ligase-related protein, giving the protein MELKNREEVVKNIQSRRIILLPDGTELPVDLSKEDEVMAALAKAECKPLEAYVVSEELKRPPGIEPPSVKIMQQHELVGYEPSSDSGNFRFYPKGYLIFQLLHDWANEIAVNRFKALQIDSPLLYAWDDPQIREQAGTFHERHYSVRPPDSDREFILRFAGDFGLFKIMKDATISYRNLPLRMYEFSKSFRYERSGELSGLKRLRAFHMPDIHCFCRDMEEGWTEYQELYRNYSDLADASGVEYAIVFRIVESFYNENRSRIVDLVKYSNQPAFIEVLSEAKHYWAVKNEFQGVDSTRGCIQLSTVQLDVKDAQVYGIDYTDRDGKKKGCIICHSSIGSIERWYYSLLEEALKKEQPTLPVWLSPTQVRIIPVSEKQLEYCRYLDIDGVRYDVDDSDETLAKKIAKASTEWIPYVAVVGDREAESGVLSVSIRETGKRVTMTREELAQEVRRHCAGRPYRPLALPKLLSQRPAFK
- a CDS encoding 30S ribosomal protein S17e — translated: MGSIRQTYIKSTTDALLRQYPNEFGSDFTANKAKVEQLASVQTKEVRNRIAGYVTRKMASKGRKK
- the dapA gene encoding 4-hydroxy-tetrahydrodipicolinate synthase; amino-acid sequence: MKLKTLKGVYPALITPFKKNGEIDEDGFRRNIDYVIEGGVDGIVPCGCTGEAATLRFEEQKKLLEIAVDQVDRNKRKVPVIGGSGSNNTQEALELTQYAKEAGAAAAMLITPYYNKPMPAGQILHYRTIAAKAEMPIILYNVPGRTGTNMLPETIAELAKDEFIVGVKEASGNMEQVEKIIELTRDYRKKFTVLSGDDNLTLPIMAMGGKGVVSVLANIMPKEMCTIVRYYEEGNHDKAIDMYYKIAPIMKAMFIETNPIPVKAAANMMGIAAGSLRLPLTEMAPENQKKLRGLLEAYGVKLGGKVAPKAAPVKKTARK
- the dapB gene encoding 4-hydroxy-tetrahydrodipicolinate reductase, with protein sequence MVIKVAITGINGRMGTMISDAALAQPDMEIVAGFDLVAGKKIGNITVSSVSDIDRVLKATKPDVLIDFTVAAACVNNVKAAAANGVSVVVGTTGFDEAQNAEMKNAIEAGKIRAIISPNYSFGVQVFLKLLREAAKNLGDCDIEIIEAHHNKKKDAPSGTALKAADVISSALAEKPEYVYGREGTAPRTAGEIGIHAVRGGDIVGDHTALFACDGERIEIKHQLHSRQALASGAVKAARWIVSREPGIYSMDDVFKD
- a CDS encoding protease inhibitor I42 family protein — encoded protein: MNHKTLFAIAISLIAITAIVAGCTTPTATPAPTATPTPTPTDVPGDGTVPAAAFDEAYNDHTVQVETGATFSVSLSENPSTGYTWNWTLTPGLELVNDTFAANESGLIGAGGIHTWVLKMTGSDAQTFSAIEKRSADPVLGNETTYTLHIIPAIGDMNMTTYTEANDNQIVTVAKGDSIAVQLAENPSTGYMWIVNSTDGLTVKDLGHVHGEAAPGMVGVGGNHTFQITATGDGNQTFSGVYKRAWEPATDSDKTFTLNIVIS